The proteins below are encoded in one region of Acetoanaerobium noterae:
- a CDS encoding ImmA/IrrE family metallo-endopeptidase — protein sequence MGQLEKLYQLIEEENIKLEILDSLPNHIDGMYLKSESSYPIIVINKKLENDSMKFKIVLAEELGHHFTSVGDSRVMFNSYTRRLQLDKSEITALKWATEFLLPIDRLKEAFLKMHNRQIDGVTQELEVPHEFLLARLKFLSHKFDYIDLDDKKAILLTTLPNICTIEKLSE from the coding sequence ATGGGACAATTAGAAAAATTATATCAACTAATTGAAGAAGAAAATATCAAGCTAGAGATTTTAGATTCCCTTCCTAATCATATAGATGGAATGTATTTAAAATCTGAATCTAGCTATCCAATAATTGTAATAAATAAAAAATTAGAAAATGACTCCATGAAATTTAAAATAGTTTTAGCTGAAGAACTTGGCCATCATTTCACTAGTGTTGGAGACTCTAGGGTTATGTTTAACTCTTATACTAGAAGATTGCAGCTGGATAAATCAGAAATAACGGCTTTAAAATGGGCCACTGAGTTTTTACTTCCTATCGACAGACTAAAAGAAGCTTTCTTAAAAATGCACAATAGGCAGATTGATGGTGTGACTCAGGAGCTTGAGGTTCCCCATGAGTTTCTACTGGCTAGACTTAAGTTTCTATCTCATAAGTTCGATTACATTGACTTAGATGACAAGAAAGCAATATTACTTACTACTTTGCCTAACATATGTACGATAGAAAAATTATCTGAATAG
- a CDS encoding type I restriction endonuclease has translation MGFEESIKSFADRTNAIKNNILTEEATKTSLIMPFFQILGYDVFNPQEFTPEYVADVGIKKGEKVDYAILDNNGEPVLLIEAKSVNDILTKHDSQLFRYFGTTKAKFAILTNGIIYRFYTDLDQQNIMDENPFFELNMLDLKDSHIVELKKFHKENFSVERIMDTASELKYLGLIRNILKNEFSNPSEDFVRFVLNSGVYEGVKTQNVVDRYTPLVKKSLNSYINELVNDRIQSALNKDENQTKIISEDFEVENIPENIDDYDQILTTEEELESFYIVKSILRNSIDVQRVQFKDTLSYFAILIDGKVTKWVCRVFLKENVKFIIIPDNDKQNIKYQISSVDDIYNLADNLINRASQLI, from the coding sequence ATGGGATTCGAAGAAAGTATTAAAAGTTTTGCTGACAGGACTAACGCAATAAAGAATAATATTCTAACTGAGGAAGCTACTAAAACATCACTTATTATGCCTTTCTTTCAAATTCTAGGTTACGATGTCTTCAATCCTCAAGAATTTACCCCAGAATATGTAGCAGATGTTGGTATAAAAAAGGGAGAAAAAGTTGACTATGCAATTTTGGATAATAATGGAGAGCCAGTATTACTTATTGAAGCAAAATCTGTTAATGACATTTTAACCAAACATGATTCTCAACTGTTTAGATATTTTGGAACTACAAAAGCTAAATTTGCCATATTAACAAATGGAATTATATATAGATTTTATACAGATTTAGATCAACAAAATATAATGGATGAAAATCCTTTTTTTGAGTTAAATATGCTTGATTTAAAAGATTCTCACATAGTCGAATTGAAAAAATTTCATAAAGAAAACTTTAGCGTGGAAAGGATTATGGATACAGCTTCAGAATTAAAATACCTTGGATTAATAAGAAATATATTAAAAAATGAATTTAGTAATCCATCAGAGGATTTTGTTCGTTTTGTTTTGAATTCTGGGGTATACGAAGGAGTTAAAACTCAAAATGTGGTTGATAGATATACTCCTTTAGTAAAAAAATCTTTAAACTCATATATAAATGAACTAGTAAATGATAGAATTCAAAGCGCCCTAAATAAAGATGAAAATCAAACAAAAATAATTAGTGAAGATTTTGAAGTAGAAAATATTCCTGAGAATATCGATGATTACGATCAAATACTTACTACAGAAGAAGAATTAGAATCTTTCTATATAGTAAAATCAATCTTAAGAAATTCTATAGATGTACAAAGAGTCCAATTTAAAGATACTCTTTCTTATTTCGCAATATTAATCGATGGAAAAGTTACTAAATGGGTATGTAGAGTATTCTTAAAAGAAAATGTGAAATTTATCATAATTCCTGATAATGACAAGCAAAATATAAAATATCAAATTTCATCAGTGGATGATATTTATAATTTGGCTGATAATTTAATCAATAGAGCTAGTCAACTTATATAA
- a CDS encoding ZIP family metal transporter — MILFFEKFGPVEQALIGTLFTWGVTALGASLVFFFKSINKTILNGMLGFAAGVMIAASFWSLLSPAITMAEELGQIAFLTAAIGFLGGGAFLYLVDKLLPHLHMGLETSQAEGVKTNWQRSVLLVLAITLHNIPEGLAVGVAFGAVAAGTGSSASLAGAIALAIGIGLQNFPEGAAVSIPLRREGFSRTKSFLYGQASGIVEPIAGVIGAFAVVKMQPILPYALAFAAGAMIYVVIEELIPEAQREEGGSKTDIATIGCMIGFTIMMVLDVALG, encoded by the coding sequence TTGATACTTTTCTTTGAAAAATTCGGTCCAGTTGAACAAGCCCTCATAGGAACTCTATTCACTTGGGGTGTTACAGCTCTTGGCGCATCACTTGTTTTCTTTTTTAAATCAATAAATAAAACTATTCTTAATGGAATGCTTGGATTTGCTGCTGGGGTTATGATAGCAGCAAGCTTTTGGTCATTACTTTCTCCTGCAATAACTATGGCTGAAGAACTCGGACAAATAGCATTTCTTACTGCTGCAATTGGATTTTTAGGCGGAGGAGCATTTTTATATTTAGTTGATAAATTATTACCCCATCTACATATGGGATTAGAAACTTCACAAGCTGAAGGTGTTAAAACAAATTGGCAAAGAAGTGTATTGTTAGTTTTAGCAATTACCCTTCATAATATTCCAGAAGGACTTGCTGTTGGAGTTGCATTTGGAGCCGTAGCTGCAGGAACTGGCAGTTCAGCTTCACTAGCTGGAGCTATAGCTCTTGCAATTGGTATAGGTTTACAGAACTTTCCTGAAGGAGCTGCTGTTTCAATACCGCTTAGAAGAGAAGGTTTTAGCAGAACAAAATCATTCTTATATGGTCAAGCATCTGGGATAGTTGAGCCTATTGCAGGTGTAATCGGAGCCTTTGCTGTCGTGAAGATGCAGCCTATTTTGCCTTATGCGCTAGCATTTGCAGCTGGAGCTATGATTTATGTTGTTATTGAAGAACTTATTCCAGAAGCCCAACGTGAAGAAGGTGGCTCAAAAACTGATATAGCCACAATAGGTTGTATGATTGGATTTACTATCATGATGGTTCTAGACGTTGCTCTTGGTTAG
- a CDS encoding ATP-dependent nuclease — protein MDKNNIQDNKDIKFKKINSIKISNFRSLKNKEITLGNNLTVISGKNGTMKSTLLGLIAHPFSSPSDAKDIFGKQLKTTLKEVFNLSLEKDNKQYIYYLNAKDIDGNDFETPIRVYPSSDNTRHRITVGKSNEKGLGNFSLNTSYLNFKRLYPIVDTNSKPLQEILTEEYKKFIDRGYYKILQKQTFNNPVLVEDKSIKTTFGPTETYYDYASISSGEDNLGHILSKLFAFEKNSLGKDCLNGILCIDEIEAGLHPIAQKKLIEYLYTWSAKNKVQVVLTSHSLYLIQCIIEMQKKKNCDDIVLNIISTQFVDDNNYNIILNPTYSDAYKELTFRDSEENNILFKPVIIMEDKLAITYLKRIIKTRDIINKVDFLTGLTSNETNDGMSYKNIFLLIDNGKKLFTDTIFVLDPDVNIDKYKDNLNVLKLPSIEDLCIEKAIVFFIYSLKGSDHFFVKYNKERDSFISDFSDYNIQSFTIVDLQKSPAKNYKKWAASDKNFDTYITFFINRHSRDENFVNFRTNFVKSLNNLYEKKSLPLIQYKAGQE, from the coding sequence ATGGATAAAAATAATATCCAAGACAATAAAGATATAAAATTCAAGAAAATTAATAGCATAAAAATAAGTAATTTTAGAAGTTTAAAAAATAAAGAAATTACTTTAGGAAATAATCTAACAGTCATATCTGGTAAAAACGGTACTATGAAATCTACATTATTAGGATTAATTGCTCATCCATTTAGCAGTCCTAGTGATGCTAAAGATATTTTTGGTAAACAACTTAAAACTACATTAAAAGAAGTTTTTAACCTAAGTTTAGAAAAAGACAATAAACAATATATTTACTACTTAAATGCTAAAGATATAGATGGAAATGATTTTGAAACTCCAATTCGTGTTTATCCAAGTTCTGATAATACAAGACACCGTATAACTGTTGGTAAATCAAATGAAAAAGGATTGGGGAATTTTTCTCTTAATACCAGCTATTTAAACTTTAAAAGATTATATCCAATTGTTGATACTAATTCTAAGCCTTTGCAAGAAATTTTAACTGAAGAATATAAAAAATTTATTGATCGAGGATATTACAAAATTCTGCAAAAACAAACTTTTAATAATCCTGTATTAGTTGAGGATAAATCTATAAAAACTACTTTTGGTCCTACTGAAACATATTATGATTATGCCTCTATATCCTCTGGTGAAGACAATTTAGGTCATATATTAAGTAAATTATTTGCGTTCGAGAAGAATTCTCTTGGAAAGGATTGTCTTAATGGAATATTGTGTATTGATGAAATAGAAGCTGGTCTTCATCCAATTGCCCAAAAAAAACTTATTGAATATTTATATACTTGGAGCGCTAAAAATAAAGTACAAGTAGTTCTAACTTCTCACTCACTATATCTTATTCAATGTATAATCGAAATGCAAAAAAAGAAAAACTGTGACGATATAGTTTTGAATATCATCAGCACTCAATTTGTAGATGATAATAATTATAATATTATACTAAATCCAACTTATTCAGATGCCTATAAAGAACTTACTTTCCGTGATAGCGAAGAAAACAACATTCTATTTAAACCCGTTATAATAATGGAAGATAAATTAGCTATAACTTACTTAAAGCGTATAATAAAAACTCGTGATATCATAAATAAAGTTGATTTTTTAACAGGATTAACATCAAATGAAACTAATGATGGTATGAGTTATAAAAATATTTTTTTGTTAATAGATAATGGAAAGAAGCTTTTCACAGACACCATTTTTGTTTTAGATCCAGATGTTAATATAGACAAATATAAAGATAATTTAAATGTCCTAAAATTACCATCCATTGAAGACTTATGTATAGAAAAAGCTATCGTTTTCTTTATTTATTCTTTAAAAGGAAGTGACCATTTCTTTGTTAAATATAACAAAGAAAGAGATTCTTTTATATCTGACTTTTCAGATTATAATATTCAGTCTTTTACAATAGTTGATTTACAAAAATCTCCTGCAAAAAATTATAAAAAATGGGCAGCTTCAGATAAAAACTTTGATACATATATAACTTTTTTTATTAATAGGCATTCTAGAGATGAAAATTTTGTAAATTTTAGAACTAATTTTGTAAAGTCTCTAAATAACCTATATGAAAAAAAATCTTTGCCTTTAATTCAATATAAGGCTGGCCAAGAATAA
- a CDS encoding DNA adenine methylase gives MPITHSPLRYPGGKTKLYKYTKELIRLNNLSGCTYVEPFAGGCGLSLQLLYDNVVSKLVLNDIDTSIYSFWNTVLNNASELCKKIQTTEVTIDEWKLQKNIQNKKDIVTEFELAYSTLFLNRTNRSGIISAGPIGGYEQTGNYTLDCRFNKKDIINKIMKISSNKKKIHFYNLDAEIFIKNIVSRQKQKTFIFLDPPYFAKGPELYTNFYNEDNHTSLRNTTSKINKHWIVTYDNVNKIKELYSDYHIEEYNINYSAQKVYKGKEIMIYSKKIAPIIHPIS, from the coding sequence ATGCCCATAACTCATTCTCCCTTAAGATATCCTGGAGGAAAAACAAAACTATATAAATATACTAAAGAATTAATCAGATTAAACAATCTTAGTGGATGTACTTACGTGGAGCCCTTTGCTGGTGGATGTGGCCTTTCACTCCAACTTCTATATGATAATGTTGTTAGTAAACTGGTATTAAATGATATTGATACATCTATTTACTCATTTTGGAATACAGTTCTTAATAATGCATCTGAACTATGTAAAAAAATTCAAACAACAGAAGTTACTATTGATGAATGGAAGCTTCAAAAAAATATTCAAAACAAAAAAGATATAGTAACTGAATTTGAATTAGCTTATTCAACATTATTTTTAAATAGAACCAATAGATCTGGAATAATATCTGCTGGCCCAATTGGAGGATATGAGCAAACTGGTAATTATACTCTAGATTGTAGATTTAATAAAAAGGATATTATTAATAAGATTATGAAAATATCATCAAATAAGAAAAAAATTCATTTTTATAATCTTGATGCAGAAATTTTTATAAAAAATATTGTATCAAGACAAAAACAAAAAACATTTATTTTTTTAGATCCTCCATATTTTGCAAAAGGTCCAGAATTATATACTAATTTTTACAATGAAGATAATCATACCTCATTGAGAAACACTACTTCTAAAATTAATAAGCATTGGATTGTAACATATGACAATGTCAATAAAATAAAAGAACTTTATAGCGATTACCACATTGAAGAATATAATATTAACTATAGCGCTCAGAAGGTTTATAAAGGTAAAGAAATAATGATATAT